A stretch of the Cellulomonas sp. WB94 genome encodes the following:
- a CDS encoding zinc-binding dehydrogenase, which translates to MKAWQFTMTNEPLVLNEVPEPTPGPGEVVLDIKAAGLCHSDVGAMTDPGWLAIIPNRPITIGHEIAGVVTALGEGVTDVKLGDRVGVCPTASALAPGYGRDGGFTYKHRVLAGDLVPMPDALSFEMAALGTDAGMTAYQAMVVRGDLKPGMKVGVIGLGGLGQIGARVAVLKGAEVHVAEKNEGVWTLAKELGVTSVVSDVSEWAGQGFDLIVDYAGFGTTTAGALKAIRFDGRVVQVGMGRLETTLDIRDLILNKAQLLGSMGGTKEDIAAVYELIGSGDLKPVVTIIGFDEIPDGIERLHQGKVVGRLVAHIAD; encoded by the coding sequence ATGAAGGCATGGCAGTTCACGATGACCAACGAGCCCCTCGTGCTCAACGAGGTACCCGAGCCGACCCCCGGTCCGGGCGAGGTCGTGCTCGACATCAAGGCTGCGGGCCTGTGCCACTCCGACGTCGGGGCCATGACCGACCCCGGCTGGCTCGCGATCATCCCCAACCGGCCGATCACCATCGGTCATGAGATCGCCGGCGTCGTGACGGCGCTCGGCGAGGGCGTCACGGACGTCAAGCTCGGCGACCGCGTGGGCGTGTGCCCGACGGCGAGCGCGCTCGCGCCCGGCTACGGACGCGACGGCGGGTTCACCTACAAGCACCGCGTGCTCGCGGGCGACCTCGTCCCGATGCCCGACGCCTTGAGCTTCGAGATGGCGGCGCTCGGGACGGACGCCGGGATGACCGCCTACCAGGCGATGGTCGTGCGCGGCGACCTCAAGCCCGGCATGAAGGTCGGCGTGATCGGGCTCGGTGGTCTCGGTCAGATCGGCGCGCGCGTCGCCGTCCTCAAGGGTGCCGAGGTCCACGTCGCCGAGAAGAACGAAGGGGTGTGGACGCTGGCCAAGGAGCTCGGCGTGACGTCGGTCGTGTCGGACGTCAGCGAGTGGGCCGGTCAGGGGTTCGACCTGATCGTCGACTACGCGGGGTTCGGCACGACGACGGCCGGTGCGCTCAAGGCGATCCGGTTCGACGGACGGGTCGTCCAGGTCGGGATGGGCCGGCTCGAGACGACGCTCGACATCCGCGACCTCATCCTCAACAAGGCGCAGCTGCTCGGCTCGATGGGCGGCACCAAGGAGGACATCGCGGCTGTCTACGAGCTGATCGGCTCGGGTGACCTCAAGCCGGTCGTCACCATCATCGGGTTCGACGAGATCCCCGACGGCATCGAGAGGCTCCACCAGGGCAAGGTCGTCGGCCGTCTCGTGGCGCACATCGCCGACTGA
- a CDS encoding class F sortase, with amino-acid sequence MPARIESRRPRRTPPRVLAGTAALVVAAVVGVAGCSTLSAGAPSPTSSTASLSAVWSPPTTAPPVPSTSSSTPAPPPGIALDAGAAQPLARSVPVRLLIPAIGVDSTLMELGLHDDGTMEVPPAGFPAGWYTGAPTPGELGPAVIAGHVDWTGPGVFYDLHTLVAGDEVRVERTDGSTAVFRVTKVEEYRKSAFPTDEVYGDIAFAGLRLITCGGSFNKRTGHYEDNIVAFAELVG; translated from the coding sequence TTGCCCGCACGCATCGAGAGCCGTCGCCCCCGCCGGACCCCGCCCAGGGTCCTGGCGGGGACGGCGGCTCTCGTCGTGGCGGCCGTCGTCGGGGTCGCCGGCTGCTCGACGCTGTCGGCGGGCGCCCCGTCGCCGACGTCCTCCACGGCGTCCTTGTCAGCCGTGTGGTCGCCGCCCACGACCGCGCCCCCGGTCCCGTCGACCTCGTCCAGCACCCCGGCACCGCCCCCGGGCATCGCGCTGGACGCCGGAGCGGCCCAGCCCCTGGCCCGGTCCGTGCCGGTCCGCCTGCTGATCCCCGCGATCGGGGTCGACTCGACCCTCATGGAGCTCGGCCTGCACGACGACGGCACGATGGAGGTCCCGCCCGCCGGCTTCCCCGCCGGCTGGTACACGGGCGCCCCGACGCCCGGCGAGCTCGGTCCGGCGGTCATCGCCGGGCACGTCGACTGGACCGGTCCCGGGGTGTTCTACGACCTGCACACGCTCGTCGCCGGCGACGAGGTCCGGGTGGAGCGCACGGACGGCAGCACGGCGGTGTTCCGCGTCACCAAGGTCGAGGAGTACCGCAAGAGCGCGTTCCCGACCGACGAGGTGTACGGCGACATCGCCTTCGCCGGGCTGCGGCTGATCACCTGCGGCGGCTCGTTCAACAAGCGCACCGGCCACTACGAGGACAACATCGTCGCGTTCGCGGAGCTCGTCGGCTGA
- a CDS encoding ice-binding family protein: MTLFTSSRGASRTRAAAAPAATLVAMTSVGLLIALAGSAQAATPAPPLGTADSFAVLAGAGVTNTGPTTLSGDLGSYPTLTITGDASIVFASGVNHAGDAVTQGAQTDLTTAYDAAAAAVSTSTIPADLTGMTLTPGVYTSSSSMGLTGEVTLDAGGDPAAVFIFQAGSTLTTGPGSRVTLTGGAQACNVFWQVGTSATLDTSSVFRGTVLAMTSVTANTGATIEGRLLARNGAVTLDTNTITRPSCATVPTATPTATAAVGAATAAPQVTAVPSGPVSAGDGSSAAGTTTSGAGYLGAGAAAVALAVTAFVVARRRRVDI, from the coding sequence GCCGGGGTGCGAGCCGCACACGTGCGGCCGCGGCGCCCGCCGCGACGCTCGTGGCCATGACATCGGTCGGGCTCCTGATCGCGCTCGCGGGCTCCGCCCAGGCCGCGACCCCCGCCCCGCCGCTCGGGACCGCCGACAGCTTCGCGGTGCTCGCCGGCGCAGGCGTCACGAACACCGGACCGACCACGCTCAGCGGCGACCTCGGGTCGTACCCGACCCTGACGATCACCGGCGACGCCTCGATCGTCTTCGCCAGCGGGGTCAACCACGCGGGTGACGCGGTGACGCAGGGCGCCCAGACGGACCTGACCACGGCCTACGACGCCGCCGCGGCCGCGGTGTCGACGTCGACGATCCCGGCCGACCTCACCGGGATGACCCTGACACCCGGTGTCTACACCTCGAGCTCGTCGATGGGCCTCACGGGTGAGGTCACGCTCGACGCCGGCGGCGACCCCGCGGCCGTCTTCATCTTCCAGGCCGGCTCGACGTTGACGACCGGGCCCGGGAGCCGGGTGACGCTCACCGGCGGAGCCCAGGCGTGCAACGTCTTCTGGCAGGTGGGCACGTCGGCGACCCTCGACACGAGCTCGGTGTTCCGCGGCACGGTGCTCGCCATGACCTCCGTCACGGCCAACACCGGCGCGACGATCGAGGGCCGACTGCTCGCCCGCAACGGCGCTGTCACCCTCGACACGAACACGATCACGCGGCCGTCCTGCGCGACGGTCCCCACCGCGACTCCCACCGCGACCGCGGCCGTCGGTGCGGCGACCGCGGCCCCCCAGGTCACGGCTGTCCCGTCCGGCCCGGTGAGCGCCGGTGACGGCAGCTCGGCCGCCGGCACGACCACGAGCGGGGCCGGCTACCTCGGCGCCGGTGCGGCTGCCGTCGCCCTCGCGGTCACCGCGTTCGTCGTGGCGCGTCGTCGCCGCGTGGACATCTGA